A stretch of Cucumis sativus cultivar 9930 chromosome 2, Cucumber_9930_V3, whole genome shotgun sequence DNA encodes these proteins:
- the LOC101206335 gene encoding uncharacterized protein LOC101206335, producing the protein MAILHSSIKPQSSSKLITFFLISSSFCVGYFLSSVFLFHTFQPSLTHIPSSDLSLHQIVFGIASNKDSWPKRKDYIKIWWKPNLMRGCVFVDDIPQNHDASSSSSSLPAVCVSADTSRFRYTYRGGFRSAIRVARVVLETVAAGHSNVRWYVFGDDDTFFFPENLVKTLSKYDDGLWYYIGSNSETYVQNRNFGFEMGFGGAGFAISQPLAQTLRNVFDSCLQRYPHLYGSDSRVHSCLTELGVKLTHEQGFHQVDLKGDIFGLLASHPLTPIVTLHHLDRINPIFPNKTIKESLQHLYKAVEIDPYRVVQQSVCYDRWFSWTISVSWGYAVQIYDHHVFLTDAINVQQTFTPWLKGSKVEPGSFTFNTREIHEDPCRRPTVFYLDQVSSDWSGLIKTTYKKDFLNCSFGSASPRRHDEVRVFSRKLNMDAKQLQAPRRQCCDVLPSTAGEVLEMAIRDCKEEEMIHMH; encoded by the exons ATGGCCATTCTTCATTCCTCCATTAAACCTCAATCCTCCTCTAAACTCATAACCTTCTTCttaatctcttcttctttctgcGTTGGCTATTTCTTATCCTCTGTTTTCCTCTTCCACACTTTTCAACCTTCTTTAACCCACATTCCTTCCTCTGATCTCTCCCTCCATCAAATCGTCTTCGGTATCGCTTCGAACAAGGATTCATGgcctaaaagaaaagattatatCAAGATTTGGTGGAAGCCCAATTTAATGCGTGGTTGTGTTTTTGTTGATGATATTCCTCAAAACCATGacgcttcttcttcttcttcttctcttcctgCGGTTTGTGTCTCCGCTGATACTTCCCGTTTCCGTTACACTTACCGAGGTGGTTTCCGATCGGCGATAAGGGTCGCTAGAGTGGTTCTTGAGACGGTAGCTGCCGGACATTCCAACGTGCGGTGGTATGTTTTTGGTGATGATGACACTTTTTTCTTCCCGGAGAATTTGGTGAAGACTCTGTCTAAATACGATGACGGTTTGTGGTATTACATTGGAAGCAACTCTGAAACTTATGTACAAAACAGAAATTTCGGTTTCGAGATGGGATTTGGTGGAGCTGGATTCGCCATTAGTCAACCTCTTGCACAAACGCTTCGAAATGTGTTCGATTCCTGTCTACAACGGTATCCTCATCTTTATGGAAGTGATTCTAGAGTTCATTCTTGTTTGACAGAGTTGGGTGTTAAATTAACTCATGAACAGGGGTTTCATCAGGTGGATTTGAAAGGTGACATTTTTGGGCTTTTGGCTTCACATCCATTAACTCCAATAGTAACTTTGCATCATTTAGATCGTATAAACCCAATTTTTCCTAACAAAACTATCAAAGAATCACTCCAACATCTTTACAAAGCCGTCGAGATCGATCCTTATAGAGTCGTGCAACAGAGTGTATGCTACGATCGGTGGTTCTCGTGGACGATTTCAGTGTCATGGGGTTACGCCGTTCAAATATACGACCATCATGTTTTCTTGACGGACGCCATTAATGTGCAACAAACATTCACTCCATGGCTGAAGGGTTCTAAGGTGGAACCTGGATCTTTTACATTCAATACAAGGGAAATTCATGAAGATCCATGTCGTCGGCCAACGGTTTTCTATTTGGATCAAGTTTCTTCGGATTGGAGTGGATTAATCAAAACTACTTACAAAAAAGATTTCTTGAATTGCTCTTTTGGTTCAGCCTCTCCGAGAAGACATGACGAAGTTAGAGTTTTCTCTCGTAAACTCAACATGGATGCAAAACAG TTGCAAGCTCCGAGAAGACAATGCTGCGATGTATTACCTTCAACCGCAGGTGAAGTATTGGAAATGGCCATTAGAGATTgcaaggaagaagaaatgattCACATGCATTAA
- the LOC101212677 gene encoding blue copper protein, producing the protein MMGASRTLIMALAIAATMAVELAMATNYTVGDSGGWEIGPNFQAWASSKNFTIGDVLIFEYSSNHDVVEVNEPDFSSCSASNPIEKHIGGSTAITLLTSGKRFFICGVPGHCLAGMKVEIDTLANPSPPPSSIVMPPSPPPEETPSSPPPTSSPPDPTSPPPSSPPKASTKPPAKPPQATPPDSKPSPPSPPTEPTPPSSAPTPEPPIPPFPFDQPLIPSAAPKPPPRPSLAYRCSFRIHLSFGFTFVAIMILAL; encoded by the exons ATGATGGGAGCTTCAAGAACACTGATAATGGCATTGGCAATTGCAGCCACAATGGCTGTTGAATTAGCGATGGCAACTAATTATACAGTGGGTGATTCTGGTGGCTGGGAAATAGGCCCCAACTTCCAGGCTTGGGCTTCCTCCAAAAACTTCACCATTGGAGATGTTCTCA TTTTCGAGTACTCGTCCAACCATGATGTGGTTGAAGTCAATGAGCCAGATTTCAGCTCCTGTTCCGCAAGCAACCCCATAGAGAAGCACATTGGCGGCAGTACAGCGATTACCCTTTTGACATCAGGTAAAAGATTCTTCATTTGCGGGGTGCCTGGCCATTGCCTTGCTGGAATGAAGGTTGAAATTGACACCCTTGCAAATCCATCACCGCCGCCTTCCTCCATAGTTATGCCTCCATCTCCACCGCCGGAAGAAACACCGTCTTCACCACCACCTACTTCCTCTCCCCCTGATCCTACATCTCCTCCTCCATCTTCCCCCCCAAAAGCTTCAACGAAGCCACCAGCAAAGCCTCCTCAGGCTACACCACCAGATTCTAAACCCAGCCCTCCATCACCGCCCACGGAACCAACTCCACCATCATCAGCACCGACACCGGAGCCTCCGATCCCTCCATTTCCATTTGATCAGCCACTGATTCCCTCAGCAGCGCCCAAACCTCCTCCTCGTCCATCATTGGCTTATAGATGCAGTTTCAGGATTCATCTCTCTTTTGGCTTCACCTTTGTTGCCATAATGATTTTGGCTCTctga
- the LOC101212433 gene encoding transcription factor ILR3: MDNPPPNWNWLFDYSTVDDLAVVDPRFSPPQSISFSWSNPSINFLSKDSLEVDCSYEDLDSTKEVGRKRLRGETSAASTSKACREKQRRDKLNERFLELAAVLEPGKPPKSDKVAILSDAIRMMTDLQCETQKLRESKEDLKAKIKELKVEKNELRDEKQRLRAEKEKLELQIRAVNTRAADVQHPPPTLSAAFTAQGQSAGNKLMPFIGYPGIAMWQFLPPAAVDISQDHVLRPPVA; this comes from the exons ATGGACAACCCTCCACCAAACTGGAATTGGCTCTTCGATTACTCTACAGTGGATGATCTCGCCGTCGTCGACCCTCGATTCTCGCCCCCACAGTCCATCAGTTTCTCCTGGTCCAATCCCTCCATCAATTTTTTATCTAAAGACAG CCTTGAGGTAGATTGTTCATATGAAGATCTGGACAGCACAAAGGAAGTGGGTCGGAAACG GCTAAGGGGTGAAACAAGTGCTGCATCTACCTCCAAAGCCTGCAGAGAGAAACAGAGGAGAGATAAGCTGAATGAGAG GTTCTTGGAATTGGCTGCTGTCCTGGAACCTGGAAAACCACCCAAAAGCGACAAGGTTGCAATCTTGAGTGATGCTATCAGAATGATGACTGATTTACAATGTGAAACTCAGAAGCTGAGAGAATCAAAGGAGGATTTGAAGGCAAAAATCAAAGAACTAAAG gttgagaaaaatgaacttCGTGATGAGAAGCAAAGGTTGAGAGcagagaaagaaaagttggAGCTGCAAATCAGAGCAGTGAACACTCGAGCAGCTGATGTTCAGCATCCTCCCCCCACACTGTCAGCTGCATTTACCGCACAAGGGCAATCGGCTGGTAACAAATTGATGCCTTTCATTGGTTATCCTGGCATTGCCATGTGGCAGTTCTTGCCGCCTGCAGCTGTCGACATATCACAGGATCATGTGCTTCGCCCACCGGTTGCTTAA
- the LOC101206094 gene encoding formin-like protein 3, with translation MVIQREMELRRAGYVVVFVTLLCALAIASSEGRRKTVEMVLTNADYYTSSNLDKDMGEKACMKELAEKEYAHEHEESLVPHIKTEDMGEKTIRILPPDMKQDVLDCLRKKTMLSRSSESSSILFDRFSKPIELSLNGGSNIHMKRLIRSSQDSSIRHLAEASSPPAPPSPSPGAESPVNSPLPSPSHAPMPSPSHAPTKSPNHAPTKSPNHAPAKSPSHAPAKSPSHAPAKSPSHAPDKSPSHAPAKSPSRAPAKSPSRAPAKSSSRNLRPPVEAPPRSREPPPDDTDVPDLPTPSVVRSPPPPRASSKSRPPKKHEEDQTVIIAGIIAAGLGVVLVVALLLFCCRKGEESKIDPKDGQKDERPLLNISLSELSAGSSQKSYNLGNSGTNADNGTKPSSFVGNLSVNPENGTSMAEAQTTDGKSSAMPHIKPPPGRLDSQPPPSAPAPVVAPPPPPPPAPRAPPPPPLKVGRPPPAPPGAIPGKSQPVPIGPHRRGPSGSSMDADSGSQKTKLKPFFWDKVLANPGQSMVWHEISAGSFQFNEEMMESLFGYTAVETNKGDRKKDSVSDPSLQYIQIIDAKKAQNLSILLRALNVTTTEVLDALEEGNPDLPAELLQTLLKMAPTTEEELKLRLFSGELSQLGPAERFLKVLVDVPFAFKRLECLLFMLSMSEDVTNIKESFATLEVASNNLRNSRLFLKLLEAVLKTGNRMNDGTYRGGAQAFKLDTLLKLADVKGTDGKTTLLHFVVQEIIRSEGIRAARSDRQSRSSSSIVSNDTIFEDFADDSTEHYRQLGLQVVSGLTKELENVKKAAAVDADGLTTTISKLGQSLIKTKAFIDAEMKSLDEDSKFHQSMSKFLEGAEADIAWIAVEEKKIMALVKSTVDYFHGNSGKEEGLRLFTIVRDFLIVLDKTCKQVKEAAEAAAKQAKHTKKETATPTAACQQNSDLRQRLFPAIVERRIGDDESSSSEDDDGESSSSSSSSS, from the exons ATGGTGATTCAGAGAGAAATGGAATTAAGAAGAGCTGGTTATGTGGTTGTTTTTGTGACTCTCCTTTGTGCATTGGCAATTGCGAGTTCAGAAGGCAGAAGGAAGACGGTCGAAATGGTTCTTACCAATGCCGATTACTATACATCATCGAACTTGGATAAAGATATG GGAGAGAAGGCATGCATGAAAGAATTAGCAGAGAAAGAATATGCACATGAACATGAAGAATCTCTTGTTCCTCACATCAAAACTGAAGACATGGGTGAAAAAACTATAAGAATTCTACCGCCTGATATGAAACAGGACGTGTTGGATTgcttaagaaagaaaactatgCTTTCTCGTAGTTCTGAATCAAgttctattttatttgatcGGTTTAGCAAACCAATTGAACTGTCCTTAAATGGAGGGTCCAATATTCATATGAAACGTCTAATTAGATCATCGCAAGATTCATCAATACGGCATCTTGCTGAAGCTTCATCTCCACCTGCACCTCCGTCACCGTCGCCTGGAGCAGAGTCACCAGTAAATTCTCCATTACCGTCTCCTAGTCATGCTCCAATGCCATCACCAAGTCATGCCCCAACCAAGTCTCCAAACCATGCCCCAACCAAGTCTCCAAACCATGCCCCAGCCAAGTCTCCAAGTCATGCCCCAGCCAAGTCTCCAAGTCATGCCCCAGCCAAGTCTCCAAGTCATGCCCCAGACAAGTCTCCAAGTCATGCCCCAGCCAAGTCTCCAAGTCGTGCCCCAGCCAAGTCTCCAAGTCGTGCCCCAGCCAAGTCTTCATCACGAAACCTCCGTCCACCTGTTGAGGCTCCGCCACGATCTCGAGAACCGCCACCGGATGACACCGATGTTCCGGATTTGCCTACACCTTCTGTAGTTCGCTCGCCACCACCTCCACGTGCTTCTTCCAAATCTCGACCTCCAAAGAAGCATGAGGAAGACCAGACAGTCATAATTGCTGGTATTATAGCGGCTGGTTTGGGAGTTGTTCTTGTGGTTGCTTTACTTTTGTTCTGCTGTCGTAAAGGTGAGGAAAGTAAAATTGATCCAAAGGATGGGCAAAAGGATGAGAGACCTCTCTTAAACATATCTTTAAGTGAATTATCAGCAG GTTCTTCACAGAAGTCATACAACCTTGGAAATTCAGGTACGAATGCTGATAATGGAACTAAACCCTCCTCATTTGTTGGCAACTTATCAGTTAATCCTGAAAATGGTACCTCTATGGCTGAGGCTCAAACAACTGATGGTAAATCATCAGCAATGCCACATATAAAACCTCCTCCCGGAAGATTAGATTCTCAACCTCCTCCATCTGCACCAGCACCAGTGGTAGCACCTCCACCGCCTCCGCCGCCTGCTCCTAGAGccccaccaccaccacctctAAAAGTTGGTCGACCCCCACCTGCACCACCGGGAGCAATCCCTGGTAAATCTCAACCAGTGCCTATTGGGCCACATCGACGAGGACCTAGCGGCTCAAGCATGGATGCAGATTCAGGAAGCCAAAAGACCAAGTTAAAGCCCTTTTTCTGGGACAAGGTTCTTGCTAACCCTGGGCAATCTATGGTCTGGCACGAGATTAGTGCTGGATCATTCCA ATTCAATGAGGAGATGATGGAGTCCTTGTTTGGATATACAGCAGTAGAAACTAACAAAGGCGACCGCAAGAAAGATTCAGTATCAGACCCTTCATTACAATACATTCAAATCATCGATGCTAAGAAAGCTCAAAACCTTTCAATTCTCCTACGAGCACTAAATGTAACAACAACAGAAGTATTAGATGCTCTTGAAGAAG GAAATCCTGATCTTCCAGCAGAGCTTTTACAGACCTTGTTGAAAATGGCACCAACAACAGAAGAGGAACTAAAACTTAGACTATTTTCAGGGGAGCTTTCTCAATTAGGTCCAGCAGAACGATTCCTTAAAGTGTTAGTGGATGTTCCTTTTGCTTTTAAACGATTAGAGTGTCTTCTCTTCATGCTCTCAATGTCGGAAGATGTCACTAACATTAAGGAATCATTCGCAACTCTAGAG GTCGCCAGCAACAATCTTAGAAACAGCAGGCTGTTTCTCAAGCTATTAGAAGCAGTTCTCAAAACTGGAAACCGAATGAACGATGGGACGTACCGTGGTGGTGCTCAGGCATTCAAGCTCGACACGCTCTTGAAACTGGCAGATGTTAAAGGAACTGACGGCAAGACTACGCTCTTACACTTCGTCGTACAAGAGATTATTCGTTCAGAAGGCATACGAGCAGCTCGTTCTGATAGACAAAGTCGAAGTTCATCCAGCATAGTCTCCAACGATACGATTTTTGAGGACTTCGCCGACGATTCAACGGAACATTATCGACAATTAGGTCTACAAGTGGTTTCTGGTTTGACCAAGGAGTTGGAAAACGTGAAAAAAGCGGCTGCAGTAGATGCGGATGGACTAACAACAACGATATCAAAACTTGGCCAATCtctaattaaaacaaaagcaTTTATAGACGCGGAGATGAAAAGTTTAGATGAAGACAGCAAATTCCACCAATCAATGTCGAAATTTTTAGAAGGAGCTGAAGCAGACATAGCGTGGATTGCagtggaagaaaagaagataatgGCGTTGGTGAAAAGCACGGTGGATTACTTCCATGGAAACTCAGGAAAGGAAGAAGGATTGAGATTGTTTACAATCGTACGCGATTTCTTGATTGTGTTGGACAAGACTTGTAAACAGGTGAAAGAAGCAGCTGAGGCTGCAGCCAAGCAAGCGAAGCATACCAAAAAAGAAACTGCCACACCGACGGCTGCTTGTCAACAGAATTCAGATCTAAGGCAGCGGCTATTTCCGGCCATTGTAGAACGACGAATAGGTGATGATGAGTCAAGTTCTTCGGAGGACGATGATGGGGAGagttcatcttcatcatcatcatcatcctaG
- the LOC101212188 gene encoding uncharacterized protein LOC101212188 yields MKLVGVLICLLVVAMDIVAGLLGIEADIAQNKVKHLRLWIFECRDPSEQAFKLGLGAAGLLGLAHIIANLLGGCNCICSQDELEKSPPNRQISIACLIFTWIILAVGMSMLVIGAMGNNKSRASCGFTHHHFLSIGGILCFVHGLFCVAYYVTATAAE; encoded by the exons ATGAAGTTGGTGGGTGTGTTGATTTGCTTGTTGGTGGTGGCGATGGATATTGTTGCCGGGCTGCTTGGGATCGAAGCCGATATAGCTCAAAACAAG GTGAAGCATCTTCGATTATGGATATTTGAATGTAGAGATCCAAGTGAGCAAGCTTTTAAATTGGGATTAGGAGCAGCAGGGCTTTTGGGATTGGCTCATATTATTGCTAATTTGCTTGGTGGTTGTAATTGCATTTGCTCTCAAGATGAGCTTGAAAAATCTCCTCCAAATAGACAAATCTCCATTGCTTGCCTCATTTTCACTTG gaTAATTCTTGCCGTGGGAATGTCTATGTTGGTGATTGGAGCAATGGGGAACAACAAATCAAGAGCAAGTTGTGGATTCACACACCATCATTTTCTGTCAATTGGTGggattttgtgttttgttcaTGGCTTGTTTTGTGTTGCTTATTATGTTACTGCAACTGCTGCTGAGTAA